One window of Pseudomonas sp. ML2-2023-3 genomic DNA carries:
- a CDS encoding HugZ family protein gives MSVEAAKHARELLLKEYRGALSTQSKAMPGFPFGSVVPYCLDEQGRPLILISRIAQHTHNLRKDPKCSLMVGERGAEDIQAVGRLTYLAEAEQLTEAAAIAAAAERYYRYFPEARGYDTAHDFDFWVLNPVRHRYIGGFGAIHWLDQVTLANPFAGQVEVRMVEHMNADHANAIEHYVKLTGLPLTTPATLVGIDSEGMHLRIGEGLHWLGFPEPCNTSTQVREALVLLARASEWPKKQTT, from the coding sequence TTGAGCGTTGAAGCTGCCAAGCATGCCCGAGAATTACTGCTCAAGGAATACCGCGGAGCCCTGTCGACCCAGTCCAAGGCCATGCCGGGTTTTCCCTTTGGTTCCGTGGTGCCTTATTGCCTGGATGAGCAGGGGCGCCCGTTGATTTTGATCAGCCGTATTGCCCAGCACACCCATAACCTGCGCAAGGACCCCAAGTGCTCGCTGATGGTAGGCGAGCGGGGGGCTGAAGATATCCAGGCCGTTGGGCGCCTGACGTATCTGGCCGAAGCCGAGCAGTTGACCGAGGCTGCAGCGATTGCCGCCGCAGCTGAGCGCTACTACCGCTATTTCCCTGAGGCCAGGGGCTATGACACGGCCCATGATTTCGACTTTTGGGTGCTTAACCCGGTCAGGCACCGTTATATAGGTGGTTTCGGGGCTATTCACTGGCTGGATCAAGTCACGCTGGCCAACCCCTTTGCCGGGCAGGTCGAGGTGCGCATGGTGGAGCACATGAACGCCGACCACGCCAACGCCATCGAGCATTACGTCAAATTGACCGGTCTACCGCTAACAACGCCAGCTACGCTGGTGGGTATCGACAGCGAAGGCATGCATTTGCGTATCGGTGAAGGCCTGCATTGGTTGGGCTTTCCCGAGCCTTGCAATACTTCGACACAGGTGCGCGAAGCGTTGGTTTTATTGGCGCGTGCTAGTGAATGGCCGAAAAAACAGACGACCTGA
- a CDS encoding proline--tRNA ligase, protein MRTSQYLLATQKETPSDAVVISHQLMLRAGMIRKLASGLYTWLPMGLRIMRKAEAIVREEMNAAGALEVLMPSIQPAELWQESGRWEEYGAELLRLKDRHGREFCVGPTHEEVITDLCRNELNSYKQLPINLYQIQTKFRDETRPRFGLMRGREFIMKDAYSFHVDNASLQVTYDRMHQAYCNVFTRLGLNFRPVEADNGSIGGAGSHEFHVLAESGEDDIVFSNGSDYAANIEKAEAVPVETSRPAATQELRLVDTPDAKTIAQLVEGYDLAIEKTVKTLIVHAAEEGKLIALVIRGDHELNEIKAGNHPLVASPLVMASDAELRDAIGAGAGSLGPLNLPLPCIIDRSVELMSDFGVGANIDDKHYFGVNWERDLPVPTVADLRNVVAGDPSPDGKGTLEIKRGIEVGHIFQLGTKYSEAMKCQVLGENGKPVTLAMGCYGIGVSRVVAAAIEQNNDERGIIWSDALAPFQVALVPLRYETEAVREATDKLYAELTAAGFEVLLDDRDKKTSPGIKFADMELIGIPHRIVVSDRGLAEGNLEYKSRTEAEPQALPVADVLAFLQARIAR, encoded by the coding sequence ATGCGCACCAGCCAATATTTGCTCGCCACACAGAAAGAAACGCCTTCCGATGCGGTCGTTATCAGCCACCAGCTGATGCTGCGCGCCGGCATGATTCGCAAACTTGCTTCCGGCCTGTACACCTGGCTGCCCATGGGCCTGCGGATCATGCGCAAGGCCGAAGCCATTGTTCGCGAAGAAATGAACGCTGCAGGTGCTCTTGAAGTGCTGATGCCGAGCATCCAGCCAGCTGAGCTGTGGCAGGAATCCGGTCGCTGGGAAGAATACGGCGCCGAACTGCTGCGCCTGAAAGATCGCCATGGTCGCGAGTTCTGCGTAGGCCCGACCCACGAAGAAGTCATCACCGACCTGTGCCGCAACGAGCTCAACAGCTACAAGCAGTTGCCGATCAATCTGTACCAGATCCAGACCAAATTCCGTGACGAAACCCGCCCGCGCTTCGGCTTGATGCGCGGCCGCGAGTTCATCATGAAGGACGCCTACTCCTTCCACGTCGACAACGCTTCGCTGCAGGTCACTTATGACCGCATGCACCAGGCCTACTGCAATGTATTCACCCGCCTGGGCCTAAACTTCCGTCCGGTTGAAGCTGACAACGGCTCCATCGGCGGCGCCGGTTCCCACGAGTTCCACGTTCTGGCCGAGTCTGGCGAAGACGACATCGTGTTCAGCAATGGTTCCGACTACGCGGCCAACATCGAAAAAGCCGAAGCCGTTCCAGTCGAAACCTCGCGCCCTGCTGCCACCCAGGAGCTGCGCCTGGTCGACACGCCAGATGCCAAGACCATCGCCCAACTGGTCGAAGGCTATGATCTGGCCATCGAAAAAACCGTCAAGACCCTGATCGTTCACGCCGCCGAAGAAGGCAAGCTGATCGCACTCGTTATTCGCGGTGATCACGAACTTAACGAAATCAAGGCTGGTAACCACCCGCTGGTAGCAAGCCCGCTGGTCATGGCTTCGGACGCAGAACTACGTGACGCCATCGGCGCCGGTGCAGGCTCCCTGGGCCCTCTGAACCTGCCGCTGCCGTGCATCATTGACCGTTCGGTCGAATTGATGAGCGACTTCGGCGTGGGCGCCAACATTGATGACAAGCACTACTTCGGCGTGAACTGGGAACGCGACCTGCCGGTTCCGACCGTTGCCGACCTGCGCAACGTGGTCGCTGGCGACCCGAGCCCGGATGGCAAGGGCACACTGGAAATCAAGCGCGGCATCGAAGTGGGTCACATCTTCCAGCTGGGCACCAAGTACAGCGAAGCGATGAAGTGCCAGGTGCTGGGCGAAAACGGCAAGCCGGTAACCCTGGCAATGGGTTGCTACGGCATCGGTGTTTCCCGCGTCGTGGCAGCAGCCATCGAGCAGAACAACGACGAGCGCGGCATTATCTGGAGCGATGCCCTGGCACCTTTCCAGGTCGCACTGGTTCCACTGCGCTACGAGACCGAAGCCGTACGCGAAGCCACCGACAAGCTCTATGCCGAACTGACGGCCGCAGGCTTTGAAGTGCTACTGGACGACCGCGACAAGAAAACCAGCCCGGGTATCAAGTTCGCCGACATGGAACTGATCGGCATCCCTCACCGGATCGTGGTCAGTGACCGTGGCCTTGCAGAAGGCAATCTGGAATACAAGAGCCGCACCGAAGCAGAGCCTCAAGCCCTGCCCGTTGCTGATGTGCTTGCCTTCCTTCAAGCCCGTATCGCTCGCTGA
- a CDS encoding AmpG family muropeptide MFS transporter: protein MPRKTWREALAAYSSPSTLVLLLLGFAAGLPYMLVFSTLSVWLREAGVARETIGYASLIGLAYAFKWVWSPLLDQWRLPLLGKLGRRRSWLVLSQSLVILGLIGMGFCDPQKHLSWLIAIAVVVSFASATQDIAVDAYRLEIAEDNRQAALAASYMSGYRVAALLATAGALFFAEGFGSTGFNYKHSAWTGTYVLFGLLMVPALLTTLFMREPPVPLRTQLSAGRYSFGHQLASVFVLIVLLVSVPAMFTQLYNTDFAGVLFEGVSPMTLVLEDRAFLRAILYTLLTVLCLSTFGRRGLAPVLTPVNDFILRYRWQALLLLGLIATYRMSDTVMGVMANVFYIDQGFTKDQIAGVSKIFGLIMTLVGAGMGGLLIVRFGILPILLIGGAASASTNLLFMLLADMGPNLDMLIVTISLDNFSSGLATSAFVAYLSSLTNLKFSATQYALLSSIMLLLPRLMGGYSGVLVEKFGYHNFFIITALMGIPTLLLISLHWFQESRRARQKPAVDLEKQP from the coding sequence ATGCCCCGTAAAACCTGGCGCGAAGCGCTAGCTGCCTATTCCAGCCCCTCAACCCTTGTGCTGTTACTGCTCGGTTTTGCCGCCGGTTTACCGTACATGCTGGTTTTTTCAACGCTCTCCGTGTGGCTGCGCGAAGCCGGTGTGGCCCGTGAAACCATTGGCTATGCCAGCCTGATCGGTCTGGCTTACGCCTTTAAATGGGTGTGGTCCCCGCTGCTGGACCAATGGCGTTTACCGCTGCTCGGAAAACTTGGCAGGCGTCGTTCATGGCTGGTGCTGTCGCAGTCGCTGGTGATCCTGGGCCTGATCGGCATGGGCTTTTGCGACCCGCAAAAACACCTCTCCTGGCTGATTGCCATCGCGGTGGTCGTGTCCTTCGCCTCGGCGACCCAGGACATCGCCGTGGATGCCTACCGGCTGGAAATCGCAGAAGACAATCGTCAGGCTGCGCTCGCTGCCAGTTATATGTCCGGCTATCGCGTGGCAGCCCTGCTGGCCACCGCAGGCGCCCTGTTCTTTGCCGAGGGCTTCGGCTCGACGGGCTTTAACTACAAACATTCGGCCTGGACCGGTACTTATGTGCTGTTCGGCCTGCTCATGGTGCCAGCACTGCTCACCACCCTGTTCATGCGCGAGCCCCCGGTACCGCTGCGCACCCAACTGTCGGCCGGGCGCTACAGTTTTGGCCATCAGCTGGCGTCTGTATTCGTACTGATCGTCTTGCTTGTTTCAGTACCGGCGATGTTCACGCAGCTCTACAACACCGATTTTGCAGGCGTCCTGTTCGAGGGCGTCAGCCCGATGACACTGGTGCTTGAAGACAGGGCATTTCTGCGCGCCATCCTGTACACGCTGCTCACGGTGCTGTGCCTCTCGACCTTTGGACGACGCGGGCTGGCGCCAGTCCTGACACCGGTTAATGACTTTATCCTGCGTTATCGCTGGCAAGCCCTTCTGCTGCTGGGCCTGATTGCCACTTACCGCATGTCTGACACGGTCATGGGCGTGATGGCCAACGTGTTCTATATCGACCAAGGGTTCACCAAGGATCAGATCGCCGGGGTCAGCAAGATTTTCGGCTTGATCATGACCCTCGTTGGCGCTGGCATGGGCGGTTTGCTTATCGTGCGCTTCGGCATTTTGCCGATCCTGCTGATTGGCGGGGCGGCATCAGCAAGCACCAACCTGCTATTTATGTTGCTGGCAGACATGGGCCCGAATCTGGACATGCTGATCGTCACTATCTCTCTCGACAACTTCAGCTCCGGCCTCGCCACCTCTGCATTCGTCGCCTATCTGTCCAGCCTGACAAACCTCAAGTTTTCGGCCACCCAGTACGCCCTGCTCAGTTCCATCATGCTACTGCTGCCGCGCCTGATGGGCGGCTATTCAGGGGTTCTGGTGGAAAAGTTCGGCTATCACAACTTCTTTATCATCACGGCACTGATGGGCATCCCTACCTTGCTGCTGATCAGCCTGCACTGGTTTCAGGAAAGCCGCCGGGCCCGCCAGAAGCCCGCTGTAGACCTCGAAAAACAGCCATAA
- a CDS encoding DUF481 domain-containing protein — MLSRTLLCLAALSLTAPVLADTVWLKNGDRLTGKIKVFDGGKLLIQTEYAGAVPIDWKQVKTLESDQELLVKQDAYTGEKAKSLQAAEDGHVTLANGEAPKTVELASIQQILKPKPVIEDLVWKGNVDVALDYKRADKDTDDYDIDFKTTARHGAWRHHAEGEYNREFQNDVVTTDNWTAEYALDHFIDEKWYWQGRLTYNRDRVEDVSRQRTIGTGPGYQFWDDELGAFSLGSLINRTDYEYSDGKKDNFYSLAMKWDYNRYLLGKTVSIFTNGELGKSLESTSDYSLDSEIGLRYKVTEWASLNLKAEKDLIGGSSGSDNSLNKTRYTMGFGVTW, encoded by the coding sequence ATGCTGTCCAGAACCCTGTTATGCCTTGCTGCCCTGAGTCTTACTGCGCCCGTGCTTGCCGATACGGTGTGGTTGAAAAATGGCGACCGTCTGACCGGCAAGATCAAAGTATTCGACGGTGGCAAGTTGCTGATCCAGACCGAATACGCGGGTGCCGTGCCCATTGACTGGAAACAGGTCAAAACCCTTGAGAGTGATCAGGAACTGCTGGTCAAGCAGGATGCCTACACCGGAGAGAAAGCCAAGTCGTTGCAGGCAGCCGAAGATGGCCACGTAACCCTGGCCAATGGCGAAGCGCCGAAAACCGTAGAGCTGGCCAGTATTCAGCAAATCCTCAAGCCCAAGCCAGTGATTGAAGACCTGGTCTGGAAAGGCAATGTCGATGTGGCACTGGACTACAAGCGGGCCGACAAGGATACCGACGATTACGACATCGACTTCAAGACCACTGCTCGTCACGGTGCCTGGCGCCATCATGCAGAAGGCGAATACAACCGCGAGTTTCAGAACGATGTTGTCACGACGGACAACTGGACTGCCGAATACGCGCTTGACCACTTCATTGATGAAAAGTGGTACTGGCAAGGTCGTCTGACTTATAACCGTGACCGGGTCGAAGACGTTTCACGCCAGCGCACGATCGGTACTGGTCCGGGCTATCAGTTCTGGGATGACGAGCTGGGTGCGTTCTCCCTGGGGTCGCTGATCAACCGCACGGACTATGAATATTCTGACGGCAAAAAAGATAACTTCTACTCGCTGGCCATGAAGTGGGATTACAACCGCTACTTGCTGGGCAAGACAGTGTCGATCTTCACCAATGGTGAGTTGGGCAAGTCGCTGGAGAGTACGTCGGATTACAGCCTCGATTCCGAAATAGGCTTGCGTTACAAGGTGACCGAGTGGGCATCGCTCAATCTCAAGGCCGAGAAAGACCTGATTGGTGGTTCAAGCGGCTCTGATAACTCCCTCAACAAGACTCGCTACACCATGGGGTTTGGCGTGACCTGGTAA
- a CDS encoding MGMT family protein codes for MSTLIDTPQSPAEIRRTALYSTLMMVPAGYVVSYGQLAELAGLGRAARWVGRTLSQLPEGTRLPWHRVLAAGGRISLPAGSPSGDEQRARLRAEGLSIMNNRVDMQRHGWRPIEHCG; via the coding sequence GTGAGCACACTCATCGACACCCCTCAAAGCCCCGCCGAAATTCGCCGTACAGCACTGTATTCAACCTTGATGATGGTGCCCGCAGGTTATGTGGTGTCCTACGGCCAGCTTGCCGAACTGGCTGGTCTGGGTCGAGCTGCACGGTGGGTTGGGCGAACGCTTAGCCAACTCCCTGAAGGCACGCGCCTGCCCTGGCATCGGGTTCTTGCCGCTGGTGGCCGTATCAGTTTGCCAGCAGGTAGCCCGTCGGGTGATGAACAGCGTGCGCGTTTGCGCGCCGAGGGCCTGAGCATCATGAATAATCGCGTGGATATGCAACGTCATGGCTGGCGCCCGATAGAGCACTGCGGTTAG
- a CDS encoding SDR family oxidoreductase yields MQLKDKVIIITGGCQGLGRAMAEYLAAKGARLALVDLNPEKLELAVAACQAHGVEARAYLCNVADEEQVTQTVAQIAEDFGAINGLVNNAGILRDGLLLKVKDGVMTKMSLAQWQAVIDVNLTGVFLCTREVAAKMIELNSQGAIINISSISRAGNVGQTNYSAAKAGVAAATVTWAKELSRYGIRVAGIAPGFIETEMTLGMKPEALEKMTSGIPLKRMGKVEEIAHSAAYIFENDYYTGRILELDGGLRI; encoded by the coding sequence ATGCAACTAAAAGACAAAGTAATCATTATCACTGGCGGCTGCCAAGGGCTGGGCCGTGCAATGGCTGAGTATCTGGCTGCCAAGGGCGCGAGGCTGGCACTGGTCGACCTCAATCCGGAAAAGCTTGAATTGGCGGTCGCGGCTTGTCAGGCACACGGTGTAGAGGCCCGCGCTTACCTGTGTAACGTCGCCGATGAAGAACAGGTTACGCAAACTGTTGCCCAGATTGCAGAAGATTTTGGCGCGATCAATGGTCTTGTAAACAACGCCGGCATTTTGCGCGACGGACTGCTGCTCAAGGTCAAGGACGGGGTGATGACCAAGATGAGCCTGGCGCAATGGCAGGCGGTGATCGACGTCAACCTGACGGGCGTTTTCCTGTGCACCCGTGAGGTCGCGGCAAAAATGATCGAGCTCAACAGTCAAGGCGCGATTATCAACATTTCGTCGATCTCGCGCGCCGGTAACGTAGGCCAGACCAACTACTCGGCAGCCAAGGCCGGAGTTGCCGCAGCCACGGTGACCTGGGCCAAAGAGCTGTCACGCTACGGCATTCGGGTGGCCGGGATTGCCCCAGGCTTTATCGAAACCGAAATGACCCTGGGCATGAAACCCGAAGCCCTCGAAAAGATGACTTCCGGCATCCCGTTGAAGCGCATGGGCAAGGTTGAAGAAATCGCCCATTCCGCGGCCTACATTTTTGAGAACGACTACTACACCGGGCGGATTCTGGAGCTTGATGGCGGCTTGCGAATCTAG